In Flavobacterium sp. N1736, the following are encoded in one genomic region:
- a CDS encoding DUF5522 domain-containing protein: MDKIDAYIETMTPQKALQNKALSLPKTEKLIEDIDYYIENGNYVFTAWFHLKRGTCCENKCRHCPYQ, encoded by the coding sequence ATGGACAAAATTGATGCGTATATAGAAACAATGACGCCTCAAAAAGCACTCCAAAATAAAGCCTTATCTTTACCAAAAACCGAAAAACTAATTGAAGATATTGATTATTATATCGAAAATGGCAATTATGTTTTTACAGCCTGGTTTCATCTAAAAAGAGGAACTTGCTGCGAAAACAAATGTCGGCATTGCCCTTATCAATAA
- a CDS encoding iron ABC transporter permease yields MINSKRNIILFSVLGLALLFMFFLDISLGSITIPFKEVYTSLTGGQASKSTWEYIIINYRLPKAITAFLVGVGLSISGLLMQTLFRNPLAGPDVLGLTSGAILAVAIVILGAGFLPVFLKTILLSPYGIVLASTLGSVSVLLLVLLVAQRLRNTMAILIVGLMFGSFTSAIVGVLTYFSSAEQLQKFTFWSLGSLGNLSWTSISVLAVCVGFGLLLSAGSIKPLNALLLGENYAKSMGLNYKKAQLIIIFATSILAGSITAFTGPIAFIGLAVPHIAKLTFQTSNHAVLYWSTLFYGGIIMLFCDIASQLPGLETTLPINAITSIIGAPVVVWLLMRKRNFQ; encoded by the coding sequence TTGATAAATTCAAAGCGCAATATAATCCTGTTTTCTGTACTTGGTTTAGCACTTTTATTTATGTTTTTTCTGGACATAAGTTTGGGCTCCATTACCATTCCGTTCAAAGAAGTTTACACCAGTTTAACAGGCGGTCAGGCCAGTAAATCAACCTGGGAATATATTATCATTAACTATCGTTTGCCAAAAGCGATAACAGCCTTTTTGGTTGGCGTGGGATTATCGATAAGCGGTTTGCTCATGCAGACATTATTCAGGAATCCGTTAGCAGGTCCAGATGTTTTAGGTTTAACATCCGGAGCAATTTTAGCGGTTGCCATTGTTATTTTGGGCGCAGGATTTTTGCCGGTATTTTTAAAAACTATTTTACTATCACCATACGGAATCGTCCTTGCATCAACATTAGGGAGTGTTTCGGTTTTATTATTGGTTTTGCTTGTAGCGCAGCGATTGCGAAATACAATGGCTATTTTAATTGTCGGACTTATGTTTGGCAGTTTTACAAGCGCCATTGTGGGCGTTTTAACCTATTTTAGTTCAGCAGAACAATTACAAAAATTTACCTTTTGGTCATTAGGAAGTCTTGGTAATCTTTCCTGGACATCGATTTCTGTTTTGGCAGTTTGTGTGGGTTTTGGTTTGCTTTTAAGTGCAGGAAGCATCAAACCTTTAAACGCATTACTTTTAGGTGAAAATTATGCTAAAAGCATGGGTTTGAATTATAAAAAAGCACAGCTAATTATCATATTTGCAACAAGTATTCTGGCAGGAAGTATAACGGCTTTTACCGGCCCTATTGCTTTTATAGGTTTGGCGGTTCCGCATATTGCAAAGCTGACTTTTCAAACGAGTAATCACGCAGTTTTATATTGGAGCACGCTTTTTTATGGCGGAATAATTATGTTGTTTTGCGATATCGCTTCTCAATTACCGGGATTAGAAACCACGTTGCCAATTAATGCAATTACGTCTATAATTGGTGCGCCGGTTGTAGTTTGGCTATTAATGCGAAAAAGAAATTTTCAGTAA
- the cobC gene encoding alpha-ribazole phosphatase, producing the protein MEVYLIRHTETICEKGVCYGQSDVLIAEPFDLVFENIISQLPVEAIIFSSPLKRCTVLAKYIQNKIKTISYNEDDRLKEMNFGDWEMKNWNTIPPEQLNPWMEDFVNIPASNGESFTELHKRVGDFLSDQIVKNKDKPVIIVSHAGVVRSILCHYNSLPLKDAFQNKVDFGQVIKIVL; encoded by the coding sequence ATGGAAGTTTATCTAATTCGCCATACCGAAACAATTTGCGAAAAAGGAGTCTGTTACGGACAATCGGATGTTTTGATTGCTGAACCATTTGATTTGGTTTTCGAAAACATTATTTCGCAATTACCTGTCGAAGCAATTATTTTCTCAAGTCCGTTAAAACGCTGTACGGTTTTAGCAAAATACATTCAGAATAAAATAAAAACCATTTCTTATAATGAAGATGATCGGCTGAAGGAAATGAACTTTGGTGATTGGGAAATGAAAAACTGGAATACTATTCCGCCTGAACAACTAAATCCGTGGATGGAAGATTTTGTAAATATTCCGGCTTCAAACGGTGAATCTTTTACTGAACTGCATAAAAGAGTTGGAGACTTTTTATCTGATCAAATAGTAAAAAATAAAGACAAGCCTGTTATTATAGTTTCTCACGCCGGAGTAGTTAGAAGTATTTTATGTCATTATAACTCATTGCCTTTAAAAGACGCATTTCAAAATAAAGTTGATTTTGGACAAGTAATAAAAATAGTACTTTAA
- a CDS encoding ABC transporter substrate-binding protein: MKHLFSKFIFVLSFFLLVGCKKNETTELVKSEIPQNSIEFASGLSIVKHDGYSVVTVTDPWPDANAKFTYILKEKEAKVPDSLQKYTTIKVPLESVVVTSTTNIPFLEMLDVEDKLVGFPHTDYISSERTRALIDKGLVKNVGQNEKLNIEQLIELSPDLIVTFGVDNNNAMLDNLKKSGLNVFIQADWMEQSPLGKAEWIKLYGALFGKEDKAKELFDKIVESYNQAKKLVADKPAASTVLYGSMYEDVWYVAKGNSWVAQFMNDAHANYLWADLKGTGSEGLSFEKVLVKAKTANFWIASGSFKTLDEFGKSNPHYTQFDAFTSKNVYTFEGKFGATGGTVYYELAPSRPDLVLKDFIKIFHPDLLPSYEFTFASKLN; encoded by the coding sequence ATGAAACATTTATTCTCTAAATTTATTTTTGTTTTATCTTTTTTTCTTCTGGTTGGATGTAAAAAAAATGAAACAACAGAGCTTGTAAAATCTGAAATTCCACAAAATAGTATCGAGTTTGCTTCGGGACTTTCGATTGTAAAACACGACGGTTATTCTGTCGTTACAGTTACAGATCCCTGGCCGGATGCAAATGCAAAATTCACTTATATTTTAAAAGAAAAAGAAGCTAAAGTACCGGATAGTCTGCAAAAATATACCACTATAAAAGTGCCTTTAGAATCTGTTGTTGTAACATCGACAACAAATATTCCGTTTTTGGAAATGCTTGATGTTGAAGATAAATTAGTTGGTTTTCCCCACACCGATTATATTTCTTCAGAAAGAACAAGAGCCCTGATCGATAAAGGTTTAGTTAAAAATGTAGGACAAAACGAAAAATTAAATATTGAACAATTAATAGAATTATCACCGGATTTGATTGTTACTTTTGGTGTTGACAACAACAATGCAATGTTGGATAATTTGAAAAAAAGCGGTTTAAATGTTTTTATTCAGGCTGATTGGATGGAACAATCACCTCTTGGAAAAGCAGAATGGATTAAACTTTACGGAGCCTTATTTGGTAAAGAAGACAAAGCAAAGGAATTGTTTGATAAAATTGTTGAAAGCTACAATCAGGCGAAAAAATTAGTGGCTGATAAACCTGCCGCTTCAACAGTTTTATATGGCTCTATGTACGAAGATGTTTGGTATGTAGCAAAAGGAAATAGCTGGGTTGCACAATTTATGAATGATGCTCACGCCAATTATTTATGGGCAGATTTAAAAGGAACAGGAAGCGAAGGTTTGTCTTTTGAAAAAGTACTGGTTAAAGCCAAAACGGCTAATTTCTGGATCGCTTCAGGTTCGTTTAAAACGTTAGACGAATTCGGGAAAAGCAATCCGCATTATACACAATTTGACGCTTTTACTTCAAAAAATGTATACACTTTTGAAGGCAAATTTGGAGCAACCGGCGGAACAGTTTATTACGAATTGGCACCAAGCCGTCCGGATTTAGTGCTGAAAGATTTCATTAAGATTTTTCATCCTGATTTATTGCCAAGTTATGAGTTTACTTTCGCCTCTAAATTAAATTAA
- a CDS encoding tRNA (cytidine(34)-2'-O)-methyltransferase, translated as MLNVVLVEPEIPNNTGNIGRLCVGTESRLHLIHPFGFVINDKNLKRSGLDYWVHLDVTEYQNIEEWIQQIPDLSRVFLMSSHAEKSYLETDFQDGDWLVFGKESVGLSKEVLARFENHLTIPMSKLIRSFNIANSVAFVVGEAKRQIGLKKV; from the coding sequence ATGCTAAACGTTGTTCTTGTAGAACCGGAAATACCAAACAATACCGGAAATATTGGGAGATTATGTGTAGGAACCGAAAGCAGGCTGCATTTAATTCATCCTTTTGGATTTGTAATTAATGACAAAAACCTGAAACGTTCGGGGTTGGATTATTGGGTACATCTTGATGTTACCGAATATCAAAATATAGAAGAATGGATTCAACAGATCCCTGATCTGTCTCGTGTTTTTTTGATGAGTTCTCATGCTGAAAAATCGTATTTAGAAACTGATTTTCAGGATGGTGACTGGTTGGTTTTCGGAAAAGAAAGTGTTGGTTTAAGCAAAGAAGTTTTAGCCCGTTTTGAAAATCATTTAACGATTCCGATGTCAAAATTAATTCGCAGTTTTAATATTGCAAATTCTGTAGCTTTTGTGGTTGGCGAAGCTAAAAGGCAAATTGGGTTGAAGAAAGTTTAA
- a CDS encoding ABC transporter ATP-binding protein — translation MINILKTSNLNIGYKSKKATVTIAENLNLNLFSGKLIALIGANGIGKSTLLRTITGIQQPLSGNVFLNNKNINTYKPLELAQNLSLVLTEKLPPSNLSVFELVALGRQPYTNWIGTLTETDIEKVHEAMQLTQIEHLAAKRHYEISDGQLQKVLIARALAQDTPLIILDEPTTHLDLLHKVSLFKLLKKLTEETQKCILFSTHDIDLAIQLSDEMIIMTPEMVVQDEPCNLISKGSFATLFKDEHIVFDAEKGKFVIS, via the coding sequence ATGATAAATATTTTAAAAACTTCAAATTTAAACATTGGCTATAAGTCCAAGAAAGCAACTGTGACTATTGCTGAAAATCTAAATTTGAATTTATTTTCAGGAAAACTTATTGCTTTGATTGGTGCCAACGGAATTGGGAAATCAACATTATTAAGAACCATTACGGGAATTCAACAGCCGTTATCAGGAAATGTTTTTCTAAATAATAAAAATATAAATACGTATAAACCATTAGAATTAGCTCAAAATCTAAGTTTGGTTTTAACCGAAAAATTACCGCCAAGCAATCTTTCTGTTTTTGAACTCGTTGCTTTAGGAAGACAGCCTTATACAAATTGGATTGGAACTTTAACAGAAACAGATATTGAGAAAGTTCACGAAGCAATGCAATTGACTCAAATCGAACATTTAGCTGCAAAAAGACATTACGAAATTAGCGACGGACAATTGCAAAAAGTTTTAATTGCCAGAGCTTTGGCGCAGGATACACCGCTTATTATTCTGGACGAACCTACAACGCATCTTGATTTATTACACAAAGTTTCGTTATTTAAATTGCTGAAAAAACTAACTGAGGAAACCCAAAAATGTATTTTGTTTTCGACACACGATATTGATTTGGCGATTCAGTTAAGTGATGAAATGATTATTATGACACCGGAAATGGTTGTTCAGGATGAACCTTGTAATTTAATTTCAAAAGGAAGTTTTGCAACTTTATTCAAAGATGAACATATTGTTTTTGATGCAGAAAAAGGGAAGTTTGTAATTAGTTAA
- a CDS encoding pseudouridine synthase, which yields MHKHFILFKPYGYLSQFIYELKRKKKLLGELNDFPEGTMAIGRLDEDSEGLLLLTTDGKVSEQIRSKKVDKEYYVQVDGVITPEAIEQLQKGVEIGFEGGKYKTKPCSAFIVTEIPDFGPRAKKIRDERHGPTSWASITVNEGKFRQVRKMTAAVGFPTLRLVRVRIGNVYLQNLKAGEVVEVPDFKLEN from the coding sequence ATGCACAAACACTTCATTCTTTTTAAACCTTACGGTTATTTAAGTCAATTTATATATGAATTAAAAAGAAAGAAAAAGCTTCTGGGCGAATTAAATGATTTTCCTGAAGGAACAATGGCAATTGGCAGACTTGACGAAGATTCTGAAGGTTTACTTTTATTGACTACTGACGGAAAAGTAAGCGAACAAATAAGAAGCAAAAAAGTTGATAAGGAATATTACGTTCAGGTAGACGGCGTTATAACTCCCGAAGCAATTGAACAATTACAAAAAGGTGTTGAAATTGGTTTCGAAGGCGGAAAATACAAAACAAAACCCTGCTCTGCATTTATCGTTACAGAAATTCCTGATTTTGGACCAAGAGCAAAAAAAATCAGAGACGAACGCCACGGACCAACTTCGTGGGCATCAATTACTGTAAATGAAGGCAAATTTCGTCAGGTTCGAAAAATGACCGCTGCAGTTGGTTTTCCAACTCTTAGATTGGTTCGTGTTCGAATAGGAAATGTATATTTGCAAAACTTAAAAGCCGGAGAAGTTGTAGAAGTTCCCGATTTTAAATTAGAGAATTAA
- the cobT gene encoding nicotinate-nucleotide--dimethylbenzimidazole phosphoribosyltransferase, which yields MSYLDDILKSRRDTRHFTTDEVPDEVIEKALQAGHWAPSVGLTDATRYYIIKSAEVKCAIKDLFLDYNKKAEELTDNPEQKQHYKSLKLEAIEEAPIGLIIAYDRSVLNQFTIGTVGSNEAVKFSSVCAAQNIWLSLTEQGYGMGWVSILNYYQFKKILNLPENIEPLGYFCIGKPATNYDNQPMLQQLHWKQKSEAPDCTEIKNVSENYVSDLQFKDKTGVENSDNFNTLLQEKIDSKTKPIGALGTLEALAFQLGTVFETLEPKIINPNIVVFAADHGIANHGVSAYPQDVTRQMVGNFLDGGAAINIFCKQNNIQLSIVDAGVNYDFPTNANLINAKIAKGTQSFLHIPAMSEEELQLCFEKGKSIVEDIAKTGSNCIGFGEMGIGNTSTASVLMSLLTGFSLEECVGKGTGVENEKLIQKQDILKKAIENYSGQTELMQQLAYFGGFEIMQIASGMLTAFENKMIILVDGFICSVAFLIAFKINPDIIKNAVFCHCSAEKAHQKLLDYLNVKPILNLDLRLGEGTGCAIAFPILKSAEAFLNEMASFESAGVSRK from the coding sequence ATGAGCTATTTAGATGATATACTAAAATCGCGTCGCGATACCCGACATTTTACAACCGATGAAGTTCCTGATGAAGTTATAGAAAAAGCTTTACAGGCGGGACATTGGGCGCCTTCGGTTGGACTTACGGACGCTACACGATATTATATTATTAAATCGGCCGAAGTAAAATGTGCGATTAAAGATTTGTTTTTGGACTATAATAAAAAAGCAGAAGAATTAACAGATAATCCCGAACAAAAACAGCATTATAAATCACTGAAACTGGAGGCAATTGAAGAAGCACCAATCGGCCTTATTATTGCTTATGACAGATCTGTTTTAAATCAATTTACGATTGGAACTGTTGGCAGTAATGAGGCTGTAAAATTTAGTTCGGTTTGCGCAGCTCAAAATATTTGGCTTTCGCTTACAGAACAAGGATATGGTATGGGATGGGTTTCGATTTTGAATTATTATCAGTTTAAAAAGATACTCAATTTACCTGAAAATATTGAGCCTTTGGGTTATTTCTGCATAGGAAAACCAGCTACAAATTACGATAATCAGCCCATGCTTCAGCAATTGCACTGGAAACAAAAATCAGAAGCTCCGGATTGTACCGAAATCAAAAATGTTTCTGAAAATTATGTTTCTGATCTTCAATTTAAGGATAAAACAGGGGTCGAAAACTCAGATAATTTCAATACCCTTTTGCAGGAAAAAATAGATTCTAAAACCAAACCAATTGGTGCTTTAGGCACTTTAGAAGCTTTGGCTTTTCAGCTAGGAACTGTTTTTGAAACTCTGGAACCAAAAATTATAAACCCAAATATTGTTGTTTTTGCCGCAGATCACGGAATCGCAAATCATGGCGTAAGTGCTTATCCACAAGATGTAACGAGGCAAATGGTTGGTAATTTTCTCGATGGCGGCGCAGCAATTAACATTTTTTGTAAGCAAAACAACATTCAATTATCTATTGTAGATGCAGGCGTCAATTATGATTTTCCGACGAATGCAAATTTAATTAACGCTAAAATCGCCAAAGGAACGCAGTCCTTTCTACATATTCCGGCAATGAGCGAAGAAGAATTACAATTGTGTTTTGAAAAAGGAAAATCTATTGTTGAAGATATTGCAAAAACAGGTTCGAATTGCATCGGTTTTGGTGAAATGGGAATTGGAAATACCTCAACTGCTTCTGTTTTAATGAGTCTCTTAACTGGTTTTTCTCTTGAAGAGTGTGTTGGAAAAGGAACTGGTGTTGAAAATGAAAAACTGATTCAAAAACAGGATATTCTTAAAAAAGCAATCGAAAATTATTCTGGTCAGACCGAATTAATGCAGCAGCTTGCCTATTTTGGCGGTTTTGAAATCATGCAGATTGCCAGCGGAATGCTGACTGCTTTTGAAAACAAAATGATTATTCTGGTAGATGGTTTTATTTGTAGTGTAGCTTTTTTAATTGCATTCAAAATAAATCCCGACATTATAAAAAATGCTGTTTTTTGTCATTGTTCTGCCGAAAAAGCACATCAAAAATTGCTTGATTATTTAAATGTAAAACCCATTTTAAATCTTGATCTTCGTTTGGGCGAAGGAACGGGTTGCGCTATTGCTTTTCCCATTTTAAAATCGGCAGAAGCCTTTTTAAATGAAATGGCGAGTTTTGAAAGTGCCGGTGTTAGTAGGAAGTAA
- the cobU gene encoding bifunctional adenosylcobinamide kinase/adenosylcobinamide-phosphate guanylyltransferase yields the protein MIYLITGGERSGKSSYAQSLALQLSNSPIYVATARKWDDDFQHRINRHKQERDERWTNIENDKYFSELDFSGKTVLIDCVTLWLTNFFVDTDNDVNLSLEEVKREFLSIADQKNVTLIIVTNEIGMGVHAETHIGRKFTELQGWMNQFLASKADEVVLMVSGIPVKIKG from the coding sequence ATGATTTACTTAATTACCGGCGGCGAACGATCAGGAAAAAGCAGTTATGCACAAAGTTTGGCTTTGCAGCTTTCAAATTCTCCAATTTATGTTGCAACAGCCAGAAAGTGGGACGATGATTTTCAGCATAGAATTAACCGACACAAACAAGAACGTGATGAACGCTGGACTAATATTGAAAATGATAAATATTTTAGCGAACTTGATTTTTCAGGAAAAACAGTATTGATTGATTGCGTTACGCTTTGGCTGACCAACTTTTTTGTTGACACTGATAATGATGTAAACCTTAGTCTGGAAGAAGTAAAAAGGGAATTTCTTTCGATTGCAGATCAGAAGAATGTAACACTGATTATCGTTACAAATGAAATAGGAATGGGCGTTCATGCAGAAACTCATATTGGCAGAAAATTTACAGAATTACAAGGCTGGATGAATCAGTTTCTGGCTTCAAAAGCAGATGAAGTTGTGTTGATGGTTTCCGGAATTCCGGTTAAAATTAAAGGTTAA
- a CDS encoding TonB-dependent receptor plug domain-containing protein, whose translation MTLKKRFTFCLLLLCQFISAQNDSVNKLREVIVSDVNLKKYSNSQSVQVLNDSVINKNSSSLTSLLNYNTVIYFKENGLGMTSSPSFRGTTGAQTAVIWNGININSQFLGEADFNTIGTRDFNSITVKAGGGSVLYGSSAIGGSIHLNNDLRFKDEFSNQVFFSLGSYNTLSANYRAIVSSNKYSLQVNISRNSSDNDFKYPGNSNERNINGDYYNTSMNTTFGYKIDAKNTIKAYSQFYDSERHFSLATPTESKTKYNDFNTRNLLEWESLFNRFTSKLKLAHIGESYKYFPSITSELFTYGKVETSIIKYDLAFDVNDKIKLNAIVDYSRNKGYGSSIDNVKREVGSASLLLSHLVTEKWDYNASIRQEVTDNYGNPFLFSFGTRYQFTDFYRVKFNASKNFRMPTYNDLFWEGSGNPDLKPETSYQAEIGNEFFIKNFSVSVTAYYNAIKDLLRWVPRQGSGDAWSPENTDKVRAYGAEVLAEWKPKIGNNNFTINGTYAYTVSESKQLIKGESVYKQLIYVPYHKLTGSVSYNWKKLSSYFQYLYNGEVYSTPFNNPATRVKDYNIGNIGVDYDFGKKNTYKLGFKVLNVWNENYQPIINRQMPGRNYTIYINLNF comes from the coding sequence ATGACTTTAAAAAAACGTTTTACATTTTGTTTACTATTGCTGTGCCAATTTATTTCGGCGCAAAATGACTCTGTTAATAAACTTAGAGAAGTTATAGTTTCTGATGTTAATCTTAAAAAATACTCCAATTCACAATCAGTTCAGGTTTTAAATGATTCTGTTATCAATAAAAACTCATCTTCTTTAACGTCACTTTTAAATTACAATACTGTTATTTATTTTAAAGAAAATGGTTTAGGAATGACTTCATCACCTTCTTTTAGAGGAACAACGGGTGCGCAAACCGCTGTTATCTGGAACGGAATAAATATCAATTCACAATTTTTAGGTGAGGCCGATTTTAATACTATCGGAACCAGAGATTTTAATTCAATTACTGTAAAAGCCGGTGGAGGAAGCGTTTTATACGGAAGCAGTGCCATTGGAGGAAGTATTCACCTGAATAATGATTTGAGATTTAAAGATGAATTCTCTAATCAGGTATTTTTTAGTTTGGGAAGCTACAATACTTTGAGTGCCAATTACCGCGCTATTGTTTCGTCTAACAAATATAGTTTACAAGTAAATATTTCAAGAAACAGCTCGGATAATGATTTTAAATATCCCGGTAATTCAAATGAAAGAAACATAAATGGTGATTATTATAACACCAGTATGAATACGACTTTTGGCTATAAAATAGACGCTAAAAATACTATAAAAGCATACAGCCAGTTTTACGATTCTGAACGTCATTTTTCTTTGGCTACACCTACAGAGAGCAAAACAAAATATAACGATTTTAACACCCGAAATTTATTAGAATGGGAAAGTCTTTTTAATCGTTTTACTTCAAAATTGAAATTAGCACATATTGGTGAATCATATAAATATTTTCCAAGTATTACTTCAGAATTATTCACTTATGGAAAAGTCGAAACATCGATTATAAAATATGATTTGGCTTTTGATGTAAATGATAAAATTAAACTAAATGCTATTGTCGACTATAGTCGTAATAAAGGTTATGGTTCAAGTATCGATAATGTAAAGCGAGAAGTTGGTTCGGCTAGTTTGTTACTAAGTCATTTAGTAACGGAGAAATGGGATTATAATGCCAGTATTCGCCAGGAAGTAACAGATAATTATGGTAATCCGTTTCTGTTTTCATTTGGAACACGGTATCAGTTTACTGATTTCTATCGTGTGAAATTTAATGCTTCAAAAAATTTCAGAATGCCCACTTATAATGATTTGTTTTGGGAAGGAAGCGGCAATCCTGATCTAAAACCCGAAACTTCATATCAGGCTGAAATTGGCAATGAGTTTTTTATAAAGAATTTTTCTGTTTCTGTAACTGCCTATTATAATGCTATCAAAGACTTATTACGCTGGGTTCCGAGGCAAGGAAGCGGTGATGCGTGGTCTCCTGAAAACACAGACAAAGTAAGAGCTTATGGCGCAGAAGTTTTAGCAGAATGGAAACCAAAAATAGGAAACAACAATTTTACGATTAACGGAACCTATGCTTATACCGTTTCTGAAAGCAAACAATTAATAAAAGGAGAATCTGTTTACAAACAATTAATCTACGTTCCTTACCATAAATTGACAGGATCAGTTTCATACAACTGGAAAAAACTGTCTTCTTATTTTCAATATTTATACAATGGAGAAGTTTACAGCACTCCGTTTAATAATCCTGCTACAAGAGTAAAAGATTATAACATTGGCAATATTGGCGTTGATTATGACTTTGGAAAAAAGAATACATACAAACTTGGCTTTAAAGTCCTTAATGTTTGGAATGAAAACTACCAACCAATCATAAACAGACAAATGCCGGGAAGAAATTACACGATATACATAAACCTTAATTTTTAA
- a CDS encoding adenosylcobinamide-GDP ribazoletransferase: MKKELHIFFTCLMFYTRIPCPKNIDHNPDYLNKATRYFPFIGWIVGSISFFAFYLFSFFLSTETAVILAIITSVLTTGAFHEDGFADVCDGFGGGWTKEKILTIMKDSAIGAYGAIGLVLLFLLKFKLLSEVILLFTDNNSLFLIFILFVSAHALSRLAAISIIFTHEYSREDASSKSKPIANKHSWKEVFGAFFFGLIPLLALSYFNYKILFAIIPVFITRYFLARYFQKWIDGYTGDCLGATQQICEVMYYLSILFLWKFI, encoded by the coding sequence ATGAAAAAAGAACTACATATTTTCTTTACCTGTTTAATGTTCTATACCAGAATTCCCTGCCCGAAAAACATCGATCATAATCCTGATTATTTAAATAAAGCCACGAGATATTTTCCTTTTATTGGATGGATTGTTGGCAGTATTTCGTTTTTTGCTTTCTATCTTTTTTCTTTTTTTCTATCAACAGAAACTGCTGTTATTTTAGCAATTATAACGTCTGTATTAACAACCGGAGCTTTTCATGAAGATGGATTTGCTGATGTCTGCGATGGTTTTGGCGGAGGCTGGACTAAAGAAAAAATTCTGACAATTATGAAAGATAGCGCCATTGGTGCTTACGGAGCAATTGGTTTGGTTTTATTGTTTTTATTAAAATTCAAATTACTTTCAGAAGTTATTTTACTTTTTACCGATAACAATTCTCTTTTTCTGATATTTATTTTATTCGTTTCTGCTCATGCTTTGAGTCGGCTGGCTGCAATTTCGATCATATTTACACATGAATATTCAAGGGAAGATGCTTCAAGCAAAAGTAAACCAATTGCGAATAAACACAGTTGGAAAGAAGTTTTTGGCGCTTTTTTCTTTGGATTAATTCCTTTATTGGCACTCTCCTATTTTAACTATAAAATTCTATTTGCTATAATTCCTGTTTTTATAACGCGTTATTTTCTGGCTCGCTATTTTCAAAAATGGATTGATGGTTATACCGGAGATTGTCTTGGCGCTACGCAACAAATTTGTGAGGTTATGTATTATTTAAGTATTCTTTTTTTATGGAAGTTTATCTAA